gCGCTGTGGCACCtaattctttttctaataagaaattataaaattttgtttctgggttACCTGGAACAAGGAATTAAGAAGTGAGGCATCAATGTGACAAAGTATTCTAGGGGTATATGTAAGTCAGCATACCAAGAGGCTTGACTGTAATTGCAAAATCAAGTGCAATGGGGTATGAACACGTGGTGCATTATGGAGACTACAAGAGTGCAAAGGGACCTACTTAAAAGttctcttttccatttttattttattttaaaattcttaTATCAACAAGCTCATCACTGAGAACGGGGCCTACTTTAAGCATCTGTTACTCAGTTGGGGACCACTTAAAAGGGTCAACTTTCTTCTAAATATTGTTTCAAAATTATCGAAAGTTGTTTGAATATAGAAGTCGAAAGCTTCGAAATTGTAGAGTCCCTCAAATTGTTCCCAGTTCTCACAGATATCCTAcatcaaatcatcaatggccGAAGCAACAAAGAGGTATCTTCATAcgaaaatttctctcttttgtttcGCTTGCTTCCCTGAATTTGTTgttgctttcttcttctgttcttTCAGACATGCAGTTGTTACAGGGGCAAACAAAGGGATTGGGTTAGAAACTGTCAGGCAGTTGGCCTCGAATGGAATCACTGTAGTCTTAACTGCTAGAGATGAAAAGAGGGGTCTTGAAGCTTTTGATAAACTCAAAGAGTCTGGCCTCACAGGTCAAGTGGTTTTTCATCAACTTGATGTGGCGGACCCCGCAAGCGTTGCTTCTTTGGCAGATTTCATCAAAACCCAGCTTGGGAAACTCGATATCTTGGTAAGATCAAAGCTCACTTCCTGAAAAGTTTCTgtcttttcaatttaattcttCAAATCCAATTTCCCTTTGACTATAAGCATAGATGAGTTGATGTTGAGACTGTAAAATTGAGTGGTTGGCACAAACCCATCATCTTATTGTCACCACTTCCAATTATGAGAGTTGAATTTTGTTCGTCAATCGGTCTTTGAGTTCTTCTCCCATATCTGATTTGATCCCTCTGTTCAATTTATAAGTTACCCCAGAAAGATAAGTGGCTGGCATTAATGGGTTTGGCACACTAGCATATTTGGCCTTCAAAGCTAAGCCATTTAAGGGCCTTGGAACTTTGTTGTTAGTTATAAGAAGAAAGACCACCATAGTAATCAAAGGATCtctcaactttcttttttctttgtattttctagatttgttcttttttatacAGTTAGATTATCTACAGGTGAACAATGCAGGGATTGGTGGAGTTCGACTAGATTCTGATGCTTTTAAAGCTTCAGAAAATTCTGGTGGTGGGGTAAGTcttacatttctttttttgttgttccaCCACTCACTGAAGGTGATGTTTGAGGAGGGAAGCTTCTAATGTCGGCTATATATTTTGCTTTTTGATTCTGGTTAGACTTCATCTTGATATTATTAACACAATACCTTATCAATAGCTATATCAAAAAGTTACTCTTCATTGTGCTAATGTGCAAAATTAACTTTATCTGTGGTTTGGCCAAGGGTCTGTTTGCGACGTTGGGGTTAATGCCTTGCCTTTTTTCCAAGGGGAAAATGATCTGTGTTGTTGCCATTCCAGAATTCCTTAAGATACTTCAATAGTCTAATGCACATACATCTGAGATTCTGATGCTTCCTAGAACAGATATGAATCAAGTTAGAGTTAACCAATACGTTGCTTATCTTATATGGATTCACTTTTCTTGCCTGGTAAAAGTTTCCACATTCAGAAACTTTGATAGCTTTTTTATCTGAAAGAAAATCTAGATATAAGTTCTCCTTTTACTCCTTTGATCTGAATAGTAGTTTCACTGTGATGCGCATGTGTAACTTTTAATCACCATACTTTCTTGTTTGAGGTGGGTTTATAAGAACAGGGCCAAAGAATAATTTTCTGCGTACTGATGCAGGAAGGAGCAAACATTGATTGGACTAAATTTCTGACTGAAACATACCCGTTAACAGAAGAATGCTTGCAAATAAATTACCATGGTACTAAAAGAACAGTTGAAGCACTTATTCCACTCCTCCAGTTATCCGATTCACCAAGAATTGTTAACGTTTCTTCCTCCGCAGGGAAGTTAGAGAACATACCAAGTGATTGGGTTAAAGGCCTTTTTACTGATTCCGAATACCTAACAGAAAAGAGAGTAGATGAGGTATTGACACAGCTACTAAAAGACTTCAAGGAGGGTTCAATTGAAAGCAAGGGCTGGCCTGTTTATCCTGCATATAGAGTCTCAAAAGCAGCAATAAATGCATATACAAGGATTCTAGCCAAGAAATACCCCAACTTCCGCATCAATTCTGTCTGCCCCGGCTATGTCAAGACAGATATAACCTTCAATACCGGCATCTTGTCTGTTGAAGAAGGTGCTGCAAGTGTTCTGAAGTTAGCATTGCTGCCCAGTG
The Prunus dulcis chromosome 2, ALMONDv2, whole genome shotgun sequence DNA segment above includes these coding regions:
- the LOC117617479 gene encoding (+)-neomenthol dehydrogenase-like isoform X1 — its product is MAEATKRYLHTKISLFCFACFPEFVVAFFFCSFRHAVVTGANKGIGLETVRQLASNGITVVLTARDEKRGLEAFDKLKESGLTGQVVFHQLDVADPASVASLADFIKTQLGKLDILVNNAGIGGVRLDSDAFKASENSGGGEGANIDWTKFLTETYPLTEECLQINYHGTKRTVEALIPLLQLSDSPRIVNVSSSAGKLENIPSDWVKGLFTDSEYLTEKRVDEVLTQLLKDFKEGSIESKGWPVYPAYRVSKAAINAYTRILAKKYPNFRINSVCPGYVKTDITFNTGILSVEEGAASVLKLALLPSDGPSGLFFVRSEVSCA
- the LOC117617479 gene encoding (+)-neomenthol dehydrogenase-like isoform X4, with amino-acid sequence MAEATKRYLHTKISLFCFACFPEFVVAFFFCSFRHAVVTGANKGIGLETVRQLASNGITVVLTARDEKRGLEAFDKLKESGLTGQVVFHQLDVADPASVASLADFIKTQLGKLDILVNNAGIGGVRLDSDAFKASENSGGGEGANIDWTKFLTETYPLTEECLQINYHGKLENIPSDWVKGLFTDSEYLTEKRVDEVLTQLLKDFKEGSIESKGWPVYPAYRVSKAAINAYTRILAKKYPNFRINSVCPGYVKTDITFNTGILSVEEGAASVLKLALLPSDGPSGLFFVRSEVSCA
- the LOC117617479 gene encoding (+)-neomenthol dehydrogenase-like isoform X3 yields the protein MAEATKRHAVVTGANKGIGLETVRQLASNGITVVLTARDEKRGLEAFDKLKESGLTGQVVFHQLDVADPASVASLADFIKTQLGKLDILVNNAGIGGVRLDSDAFKASENSGGGEGANIDWTKFLTETYPLTEECLQINYHGTKRTVEALIPLLQLSDSPRIVNVSSSAGKLENIPSDWVKGLFTDSEYLTEKRVDEVLTQLLKDFKEGSIESKGWPVYPAYRVSKAAINAYTRILAKKYPNFRINSVCPGYVKTDITFNTGILSVEEGAASVLKLALLPSDGPSGLFFVRSEVSCA
- the LOC117617479 gene encoding (+)-neomenthol dehydrogenase-like isoform X2, producing MAEATKRYLHTKISLFCFACFPEFVVAFFFCSFRHAVVTGANKGIGLETVRQLASNGITVVLTARDEKRGLEAFDKLKESGLTGQVVFHQLDVADPASVASLADFIKTQLGKLDILEGANIDWTKFLTETYPLTEECLQINYHGTKRTVEALIPLLQLSDSPRIVNVSSSAGKLENIPSDWVKGLFTDSEYLTEKRVDEVLTQLLKDFKEGSIESKGWPVYPAYRVSKAAINAYTRILAKKYPNFRINSVCPGYVKTDITFNTGILSVEEGAASVLKLALLPSDGPSGLFFVRSEVSCA